A stretch of Myxococcus hansupus DNA encodes these proteins:
- a CDS encoding hybrid non-ribosomal peptide synthetase/type I polyketide synthase — protein sequence MKPSPGVLQAPVDSPRISGAPGARSRDEIAVWLRDYVAKAAGLELNEVDPQQPFVRYGLTSKDAVFLSGELADWLGHDVSPTIVWEHPNIGTLSEALGRAETPAPSPALGPAVTEAHDDVIAVTALGCRFPGAPSPEAFWSLLQRGGDAITEVPASRWDVSSVYSPDASTPATMNTRWGGFLDDVDAFDPLFFGISPREAVRMDPQQRLLLEVAWEALERAGQAPSSLQGSRTGVFVGISTSDYAQRQFGNRALLDAYAGTGNAHSIAANRLSYVLGLRGPSMAVDTACSSSLVAVHLACQSLRGRECDLALAGGVNLILSPELTIAFSQAGMMAADGRCKTFDASADGYVRSEGCGIIVLQRLSDALASGAPILAVIRGSAVNHDGLSNGLTAPSGSAQQDVIQQALRQARLKPEQLGYVEAHGTGTPLGDPIEVSALKAVLSSGRAPGQRCLIGSAKSNIGHLEAAAGIAGLMKTVLALGHGEVPPQIHLRELNPHIALDAERFQIPTSSQPWPQAPGTRLAGVSAFGFGGTNAHVILGEAPPRPAATPTPPERGSHVLTLSARSEAALRVMARQYQEHLARPDAPELADACFTANTGRNTWPHRLAITAGTRAELATRLEDFSQGRSGAGVNHGEVQRSTAPRIIFLYPGQGTQYPGMGRQLFDSAPVFREALEHCDALLRPHLDVPLLSVLFPSTDANASLIHQTRYTQPALFALGHALTELWRSWGITPDAVMGHSVGEFTAAHTAGALGLEEALGLLATRSRLIQALPQNGAMAAVMEDEPTVREALRGEPQVDIAAINGPRHVVISGEREAVQRITTALQSRGVESRPLTVSHAFHSPLLEPMLDGFEQIARMLPSHAPRIPLISNLTGEQRHQAPDADYWRRHARAPVQFLKSVQTLTRTGPALFIELGPHDTLLNMARRCVPGDTSLWLPSLRRQHDAWETLLSSVGGLHTRGISVSWNALEGAHARRRVALPTYPFERQRYLLDSALPSPAPTPTMMTQTSVAAPVLSRKERILAEIRTVIALLLQAPPEKLDARMSFLEMGADSLVLMDAIRNVEKRFGVKLAIRQLFEELTSMDALAAYLDQTLPAHVTVDSAPTRQQQPAPVMASNLPALAVTAPATTVIAQPGGAIEQLIQQQLQLMAQQLALLGGRPAVAPVLPAPEAPVVKAAPGAPAKAGGASPFGAGPKSGVPERALPVAQQRHIDALIARHTGRTKQSKEAAIRYRAKWSDVRWLMNFRPELKEVCYPIVSARSKGSRIWDVDGNEYIDFSMGFGVHLFGHNPPFIMEALQQRLAEGMELGPQSDLGGRAAELVCELTGMKRVTFCNSGTEAVMTALRLARAATGRSKIVMFTGSYHGHSDGTLVVGRMVDGQPQSLPMAAGVTSKVVEDVLVLPYGEDRSLELIREHLHELAGVLVEPIQSRRPNLQPRAFLQALRTMTREAGVPLIFDEVITGFRLHPGGAQAWYGIEADLVTYGKVLGGGMAIGAVADRGGFVDRIDGGDWNYGDASYPAVETTFSAGTFCKHPLTMATTVATLSHLKDQGPALQEELGRRAAGLAARINDVFQREHAPIEVVHCGSVLRFSAAGNFSYLYQSLEMDLFFCHLVQRGIYIWEGRTCMLSTAHTDEDLDTIVRSVAETVADMRAGGFWPRPSSPEPTRGEARTVPTTEAQRQLWVLSQMSPGGSISYNLSMSLRLEGTLDAERLQRAVQHVVDRHEALRLHIHASGEQQTAAAALTLPLPLHDLSTLPEKEQAERLADWYAKESSAPFDLHQAPPFRVHLLKLSAQAHLFVLTAHHVAVDGWSLAVIVREVAAQYTALLGGTAAALPPALQWSEYAQWLEQQSGTKDQTSHERFWLSRRVETLPALELPTDLGRPAQRSYQGARETLRLDRATTQALREAAAQQQSTLFMLLLSVYTSFLHRMTGQDDVLVGIPTAGRGMEGSEGLVGYCSHLLPIASHLQGTQTFTDHLQGLKQVLWEAYEHQDYPFALLIKRLGLPRSTSHNPLVSVTFNLERPLGQLQMGGLRARFMPQPVRYSAFDLSLNVIDADDGLVLDFDYNTDLFLPATLTRWAQGFRTLLSGVLAQPEAPVSALPVLTPAERRKVLLAWNQNQVGYREDLLTHQFIEQQAAARPGVNAVELDGQCLTYADFNRRANQLAHHLRGLGVGPGTLVGAFIDRSPEMLVTLLAILKAGGAYVPLDPGHPPERLRFLLEDARVGVVVTKQPLAERLPLHTAKVVQLDTDAVTLASRPTENPVNTATATSPAYVIYTSGSTGEPKGVVIAHGQMAVHFQDMQLHFELSERDRVLQFASFNFDASLEQMLPTLMTGATLVLRGNQVWTPEELARRVVEQRLSVMNFPTAYWQQLTQSWAESPPAIGAHDLRLVIIGGDTVLPKVLELWQQGPLGTVRTLNAYGPTETLITATTFDIPKGWSATRVPIGRPLANRPCYVLDRHGQPVPIGVAGELHIGGPMVAAGYLNRPELTAQRFVPDPFSDDPAARLYRTGDLVRYRPEGALEFLGRTDHQVKVRGFRIELGEIESALSAHEKVQEVVVTVREEPGALAGHDKRLVAYVVPSSQGAVTPADLRQFLLEKLPDYMAPAFFVLLDALPLTASGKLDRKALPAPDPESSAPTRPFIAPRTATEQTLADVWMKALRLQRVGIHDDFFELGGDSLLATQVASRLRDALKVELPLDRLFKQTTIAGLAEHVDTLLWASKAAEDTNVSGASREEGEL from the coding sequence ATGAAACCATCTCCCGGTGTCTTGCAGGCCCCTGTGGATTCCCCTCGGATTTCAGGTGCGCCTGGTGCCCGGAGCCGCGACGAAATCGCAGTGTGGTTGCGGGATTACGTGGCGAAGGCGGCAGGGCTCGAACTGAACGAAGTCGACCCGCAACAACCGTTCGTTCGTTACGGGCTGACGTCGAAAGACGCGGTTTTCCTGTCGGGCGAGCTCGCGGACTGGCTGGGACACGACGTGTCACCCACCATCGTCTGGGAACACCCCAACATCGGCACGCTCAGTGAAGCGCTTGGCCGCGCTGAAACACCCGCACCGAGCCCCGCACTCGGGCCCGCCGTCACCGAGGCGCACGACGACGTCATCGCGGTGACGGCCCTGGGCTGCAGGTTTCCAGGTGCACCTTCGCCCGAGGCCTTCTGGTCCCTGCTCCAGCGCGGCGGCGATGCCATCACCGAAGTCCCCGCGAGCCGCTGGGACGTGTCGAGCGTCTACTCACCGGACGCCTCCACGCCCGCGACGATGAACACGCGATGGGGCGGGTTCCTCGACGACGTCGACGCGTTCGACCCGCTCTTCTTCGGCATCTCCCCTCGCGAGGCCGTGCGGATGGATCCGCAGCAGCGCCTGCTGCTCGAGGTGGCGTGGGAGGCGTTGGAGCGCGCGGGACAGGCGCCGTCGTCGCTGCAGGGCAGCCGCACGGGTGTCTTCGTCGGCATCAGCACCAGCGACTACGCCCAGCGGCAGTTCGGAAACCGCGCCCTGCTGGACGCCTACGCGGGCACTGGCAACGCGCACAGCATCGCGGCCAACCGCCTGTCGTATGTGCTGGGCCTCCGCGGTCCCAGCATGGCCGTGGACACGGCGTGCTCGTCGTCGCTCGTCGCCGTGCACCTCGCGTGTCAGAGCCTCCGTGGCCGCGAGTGCGACCTGGCGCTCGCGGGCGGCGTCAATCTCATCCTGTCGCCCGAGCTGACCATCGCCTTCTCGCAAGCGGGGATGATGGCGGCGGACGGACGCTGCAAGACGTTCGACGCCTCCGCGGATGGCTACGTGCGCTCCGAGGGGTGCGGCATCATCGTGCTCCAGCGACTGTCCGATGCGCTGGCCTCGGGGGCGCCCATCCTCGCCGTCATCCGCGGCTCGGCGGTGAATCATGACGGGCTCAGCAATGGACTCACGGCGCCCAGTGGTTCTGCGCAACAGGACGTCATCCAGCAGGCGCTGCGCCAGGCGCGGCTGAAGCCCGAGCAGCTTGGCTACGTCGAAGCCCATGGCACCGGCACGCCGCTGGGCGACCCCATTGAAGTGTCCGCGCTGAAGGCCGTGCTGTCTTCCGGCCGCGCCCCTGGCCAGCGCTGCCTCATCGGGTCGGCGAAGAGCAACATTGGCCACCTGGAAGCGGCGGCGGGCATCGCGGGGCTGATGAAGACGGTGCTGGCCCTGGGCCACGGCGAAGTGCCCCCGCAAATCCACCTGCGCGAGCTCAACCCGCACATCGCATTGGACGCGGAGCGCTTCCAGATTCCAACCTCGTCCCAGCCCTGGCCGCAGGCGCCGGGCACACGCCTCGCGGGCGTGAGCGCCTTTGGCTTCGGCGGCACCAACGCGCACGTCATCCTGGGTGAGGCGCCGCCGCGCCCCGCGGCCACGCCGACTCCGCCCGAGCGAGGCAGCCACGTCCTGACGCTGTCCGCACGGAGCGAGGCGGCCCTGCGCGTCATGGCGCGGCAGTACCAGGAGCACCTCGCGCGGCCGGATGCGCCGGAGTTGGCGGACGCCTGCTTCACCGCGAACACCGGGCGCAACACGTGGCCGCACCGGCTCGCCATCACCGCGGGGACCCGCGCTGAGCTGGCCACGCGACTGGAGGACTTCTCGCAGGGGCGCTCCGGTGCCGGCGTGAACCACGGAGAGGTCCAGCGCAGCACCGCGCCGCGAATCATCTTTCTGTACCCTGGCCAGGGCACTCAGTACCCGGGCATGGGGCGGCAGCTCTTCGACAGCGCCCCCGTCTTCCGCGAGGCGCTGGAGCACTGCGACGCCCTGCTTCGCCCCCACCTCGACGTCCCGCTGCTGTCGGTCCTCTTCCCGTCGACGGACGCGAATGCCTCGCTCATCCACCAGACGCGCTACACCCAGCCGGCGCTGTTCGCGCTGGGACACGCGCTGACGGAGCTGTGGCGTTCCTGGGGCATCACCCCCGACGCGGTGATGGGCCACAGCGTCGGAGAGTTCACCGCGGCGCACACCGCGGGCGCGCTCGGGCTGGAGGAAGCCCTGGGCTTGCTCGCGACGCGCAGCCGGCTCATCCAGGCGCTTCCCCAGAACGGCGCCATGGCGGCCGTCATGGAGGACGAGCCGACCGTGCGGGAAGCGCTGCGCGGCGAGCCGCAAGTGGACATCGCCGCCATCAACGGCCCTCGGCACGTCGTCATCTCCGGCGAACGGGAGGCGGTGCAGCGCATCACCACGGCGCTCCAATCCCGCGGTGTGGAATCGAGGCCGCTCACCGTCTCGCACGCGTTCCACTCGCCCCTGCTGGAGCCGATGCTCGATGGCTTCGAGCAGATCGCGCGCATGCTGCCGTCCCACGCGCCGCGCATCCCGCTCATCTCCAACCTCACCGGCGAGCAACGGCACCAGGCACCGGACGCCGACTACTGGCGTCGGCACGCGCGCGCGCCTGTGCAGTTCCTCAAGAGCGTCCAGACACTGACGCGAACCGGCCCCGCGCTCTTCATCGAACTGGGGCCGCACGACACGTTGCTGAACATGGCCCGGCGCTGCGTCCCCGGCGACACGAGCCTGTGGTTGCCCAGTCTTCGCCGCCAGCACGACGCCTGGGAGACGCTGCTCAGCAGCGTCGGCGGGCTGCATACGCGCGGCATCTCCGTTTCCTGGAACGCTTTGGAAGGTGCGCACGCAAGACGGCGCGTCGCGCTGCCCACCTACCCGTTCGAGCGTCAGAGGTACTTGCTGGACTCGGCGCTCCCCTCTCCTGCCCCCACTCCGACGATGATGACCCAGACCTCCGTCGCAGCGCCCGTTCTGTCACGCAAGGAGCGCATCCTCGCTGAAATCCGAACGGTGATTGCCCTGCTGCTCCAGGCGCCGCCCGAGAAGCTCGACGCGCGGATGTCCTTCCTGGAGATGGGCGCGGACTCGCTCGTGTTGATGGACGCCATCCGCAACGTGGAGAAGCGCTTTGGCGTCAAGCTGGCCATCCGCCAGCTCTTCGAGGAGCTGACGTCGATGGACGCCCTCGCGGCGTACCTGGACCAGACACTGCCCGCGCACGTCACCGTGGACAGTGCGCCCACCCGGCAGCAGCAGCCCGCGCCGGTGATGGCCTCGAACCTTCCCGCCCTGGCCGTCACGGCCCCGGCGACCACCGTCATCGCCCAGCCGGGCGGGGCCATCGAGCAGCTCATCCAGCAGCAGCTCCAGTTGATGGCGCAGCAGCTCGCGCTCCTGGGCGGCCGTCCCGCGGTGGCGCCCGTGCTCCCCGCTCCCGAGGCGCCCGTGGTCAAGGCGGCGCCCGGCGCACCAGCGAAGGCGGGGGGCGCGTCGCCGTTCGGCGCGGGACCGAAGTCCGGCGTTCCCGAGCGCGCGCTCCCCGTGGCGCAGCAGCGGCACATCGACGCGCTCATCGCGCGGCACACAGGCCGCACGAAGCAGTCCAAGGAAGCGGCCATCCGCTACCGCGCGAAGTGGAGCGACGTGCGCTGGTTGATGAACTTCCGGCCCGAGCTGAAGGAGGTCTGCTACCCCATCGTCAGCGCGCGCTCGAAGGGCTCGCGCATCTGGGACGTCGACGGCAACGAGTACATCGACTTCTCCATGGGCTTCGGCGTGCACCTCTTCGGGCACAACCCGCCCTTCATCATGGAGGCGCTGCAACAGCGCCTGGCGGAGGGCATGGAGCTGGGCCCCCAGTCGGACCTGGGTGGACGGGCCGCCGAGCTGGTTTGCGAGCTGACGGGCATGAAGCGCGTCACCTTCTGCAACTCCGGCACGGAGGCGGTGATGACGGCGCTGCGGCTGGCGCGCGCCGCCACGGGCCGCTCGAAAATCGTGATGTTCACCGGCTCCTACCACGGGCACTCGGACGGGACGCTCGTGGTGGGGCGCATGGTCGACGGCCAGCCGCAGTCGCTGCCGATGGCGGCGGGTGTGACGTCGAAGGTGGTCGAGGACGTCCTCGTGCTCCCCTACGGAGAGGACCGCTCGCTGGAGCTCATCCGCGAGCACCTGCACGAACTGGCGGGCGTCCTCGTCGAGCCCATCCAGAGCCGCCGCCCCAACCTCCAGCCTCGGGCCTTCCTCCAGGCGCTGCGGACGATGACGCGCGAAGCGGGCGTGCCGCTCATCTTCGACGAGGTCATCACCGGCTTCCGTCTGCACCCTGGCGGCGCGCAGGCCTGGTACGGCATCGAGGCGGACCTGGTGACCTACGGCAAGGTGCTGGGTGGCGGCATGGCCATTGGCGCCGTCGCGGACCGTGGCGGCTTCGTGGACCGCATCGACGGGGGTGACTGGAACTACGGCGACGCGTCCTACCCGGCCGTCGAGACGACCTTCTCCGCGGGCACGTTCTGCAAGCACCCGCTGACCATGGCGACCACGGTGGCCACGCTGAGCCACCTCAAGGACCAGGGCCCCGCGCTGCAGGAAGAGTTGGGCCGCCGGGCCGCGGGACTGGCCGCGCGCATCAACGACGTGTTCCAGCGCGAGCACGCGCCCATCGAGGTCGTCCACTGCGGCTCGGTGCTGCGCTTCTCGGCCGCCGGCAACTTCAGCTACCTGTACCAGTCGCTGGAGATGGACCTGTTCTTCTGCCACCTGGTCCAGCGCGGCATCTACATCTGGGAGGGGCGCACGTGCATGCTCTCCACCGCGCACACGGACGAGGACCTCGACACCATCGTGCGCTCGGTCGCGGAGACCGTCGCCGACATGCGCGCCGGCGGCTTCTGGCCCCGGCCCTCCTCGCCCGAGCCCACTCGCGGGGAGGCCCGCACCGTGCCGACGACCGAGGCCCAGCGGCAGCTCTGGGTCCTCTCGCAGATGAGCCCCGGCGGCTCCATCTCCTACAACCTGTCGATGAGCCTGCGGCTCGAGGGCACGCTCGACGCGGAGCGGCTCCAGCGCGCCGTCCAGCACGTCGTCGATCGACACGAGGCGCTGCGCCTCCACATCCACGCCTCTGGAGAACAGCAGACGGCCGCTGCGGCCCTCACGCTGCCGCTGCCGCTGCATGACCTGTCCACGCTGCCGGAGAAGGAGCAGGCCGAGCGGCTCGCGGACTGGTACGCGAAGGAGAGCAGCGCGCCTTTCGACCTGCACCAGGCGCCCCCGTTCCGCGTCCATCTGCTGAAGCTGAGCGCGCAGGCACATCTCTTCGTCCTCACGGCACATCACGTGGCCGTGGACGGATGGTCCCTGGCTGTCATCGTCCGTGAAGTCGCCGCGCAGTACACCGCGCTGCTGGGTGGCACCGCCGCCGCGCTGCCTCCCGCCTTGCAGTGGAGCGAATACGCGCAGTGGTTGGAACAGCAGAGCGGCACCAAGGACCAGACGTCCCACGAGCGTTTCTGGCTGAGCCGGCGCGTGGAGACACTGCCCGCGTTGGAGCTGCCCACCGACCTCGGCCGCCCCGCGCAGCGCAGCTACCAGGGCGCTCGCGAGACGCTCCGCCTGGACCGCGCCACCACGCAGGCGCTGCGTGAGGCGGCGGCGCAGCAGCAGTCCACGCTCTTCATGCTGCTGTTGTCCGTCTACACCTCGTTCCTCCATCGCATGACGGGACAGGATGATGTGCTGGTCGGCATCCCCACCGCGGGCCGGGGCATGGAGGGCAGCGAGGGACTGGTGGGCTATTGCTCGCACCTGCTGCCCATCGCCAGCCACCTCCAGGGCACGCAGACCTTCACGGACCACCTCCAGGGCCTCAAGCAGGTCCTCTGGGAGGCCTACGAGCATCAGGACTACCCCTTCGCGCTGCTCATCAAGCGCCTGGGCCTGCCGCGCAGCACGAGCCACAACCCCCTGGTCAGCGTCACGTTCAACCTGGAGCGACCGCTGGGCCAGCTCCAGATGGGCGGGCTGCGCGCGCGCTTCATGCCGCAGCCGGTGCGCTACTCCGCCTTTGACTTGAGCCTGAACGTCATCGACGCGGACGACGGGCTGGTGCTGGACTTCGATTACAACACCGACCTGTTCCTGCCAGCGACGCTGACCCGCTGGGCCCAGGGCTTCCGCACGCTGCTCTCGGGCGTGCTCGCGCAGCCGGAAGCCCCGGTGTCCGCCCTGCCGGTGCTCACGCCCGCGGAGCGGCGCAAGGTCCTGCTGGCCTGGAACCAGAACCAGGTGGGCTACCGAGAGGACCTGCTCACCCACCAGTTCATCGAGCAGCAAGCCGCGGCCCGGCCCGGCGTGAACGCGGTGGAATTGGACGGGCAGTGCCTCACCTACGCGGACTTCAACCGGCGGGCGAATCAGCTCGCGCATCACCTGCGCGGCCTGGGCGTCGGACCCGGAACCCTGGTGGGCGCCTTCATCGACCGTTCACCGGAGATGCTGGTGACGCTGCTGGCCATCCTCAAGGCCGGTGGTGCCTACGTCCCGCTGGATCCGGGGCACCCGCCGGAGCGGCTGCGCTTCCTGCTGGAGGACGCGCGCGTGGGCGTGGTGGTGACGAAGCAGCCTCTCGCGGAGCGGCTGCCACTGCACACGGCGAAGGTCGTCCAACTGGACACGGACGCCGTGACGCTGGCGAGCCGCCCCACCGAGAACCCGGTCAACACCGCGACGGCGACCTCCCCCGCGTACGTCATCTACACCTCGGGCTCCACGGGCGAGCCCAAGGGCGTCGTCATCGCCCACGGGCAGATGGCGGTGCACTTCCAGGATATGCAGCTCCACTTCGAGCTGAGCGAGCGCGACCGGGTGCTGCAGTTCGCCTCGTTCAACTTCGACGCATCCCTGGAGCAGATGCTGCCCACGCTCATGACGGGCGCCACGCTCGTCCTGCGCGGCAACCAGGTCTGGACGCCCGAGGAGCTGGCCCGCCGCGTCGTCGAGCAGCGCCTCTCCGTGATGAACTTCCCCACGGCGTACTGGCAGCAGCTCACGCAGAGCTGGGCGGAGTCACCGCCGGCCATCGGCGCGCATGACCTGCGGCTGGTCATCATCGGCGGCGACACGGTGCTGCCGAAGGTGCTGGAGCTGTGGCAGCAAGGCCCGCTGGGCACCGTGCGGACGCTCAATGCGTACGGCCCCACCGAGACGCTCATCACCGCCACCACGTTCGACATCCCCAAGGGCTGGAGCGCGACGCGCGTCCCCATTGGCCGGCCGCTGGCGAACCGCCCCTGCTACGTGTTGGACCGCCACGGCCAGCCGGTGCCCATTGGCGTCGCGGGCGAGCTGCACATCGGTGGCCCGATGGTCGCCGCGGGCTACCTCAACCGCCCGGAGCTCACGGCCCAGCGCTTCGTGCCGGACCCGTTCAGTGACGACCCGGCGGCGCGCCTGTACCGGACGGGGGACCTGGTGCGCTACCGGCCAGAAGGCGCGCTGGAGTTCCTGGGCCGCACCGACCACCAGGTGAAGGTGCGCGGCTTCCGCATCGAGCTGGGAGAGATTGAGTCCGCGCTGAGCGCGCACGAGAAGGTCCAGGAGGTGGTCGTCACCGTCCGCGAGGAGCCGGGCGCGCTGGCCGGCCATGACAAGCGGCTGGTGGCCTACGTCGTGCCGTCCTCTCAGGGCGCAGTGACGCCCGCGGACCTGCGCCAGTTCCTGCTGGAGAAGCTGCCGGACTACATGGCCCCCGCCTTCTTCGTCCTCCTGGACGCCCTGCCGCTCACGGCCAGTGGGAAGCTCGACCGCAAGGCCCTGCCCGCGCCCGACCCGGAGTCCAGCGCGCCCACGCGGCCGTTCATCGCGCCCCGCACGGCCACCGAGCAGACGCTGGCGGACGTATGGATGAAGGCCCTGCGGCTGCAACGCGTGGGCATCCACGACGACTTCTTCGAGCTGGGCGGCGATTCGCTGCTCGCCACGCAGGTGGCATCACGGCTCCGCGACGCGCTCAAGGTGGAGCTGCCGCTGGACCGGCTGTTCAAGCAAACGACCATCGCGGGCCTCGCCGAGCACGTGGACACCCTGCTGTGGGCGTCCAAGGCCGCCGAGGACACGAACGTCAGCGGCGCGAGCCGTGAAGAGGGGGAACTGTGA
- a CDS encoding arginine deiminase family protein, whose amino-acid sequence MAFSEFECWSESGQLDCVAVFRPAALDVTSAEEAAAVGFNRPVTRSEAEDAFGRLRDALVRQGCQAIDLWELLPAPERAVSDTTVNRVFVRDTAAVLGRQLVTGTAAFPVRLAEFDVAHRALSQLQPPRPDDEPASSARIEFGDVFVLDGERLLVNVGLRSDAKALSPFLELAWRSGFREAAVVRIPESLGIIHLDLAFNVLGPHAVVARAFLRHTPIQVFQQGRAPHWEPFDGYFAQRGRRVIPFEPSGAQGFLSNFIYVGPDLILASESAAPGLRPLAKACGIEVDSVDIEALERGNGSVRCLTMPLRRRPA is encoded by the coding sequence ATGGCGTTCAGCGAGTTCGAGTGCTGGTCGGAGTCAGGCCAGTTGGATTGCGTCGCGGTGTTCCGCCCCGCCGCTTTGGACGTCACCTCCGCCGAGGAGGCCGCGGCCGTGGGTTTCAACCGGCCCGTCACGCGCTCCGAGGCGGAGGATGCCTTCGGACGGCTGCGCGACGCGCTGGTCCGCCAGGGCTGCCAGGCGATTGATTTGTGGGAGTTGTTGCCCGCACCGGAGCGCGCGGTGAGCGACACCACGGTGAACCGGGTGTTCGTGCGGGATACGGCGGCGGTGCTCGGGCGTCAGCTCGTGACGGGCACCGCGGCCTTCCCCGTGCGGCTGGCGGAGTTCGACGTGGCGCACCGAGCGCTGTCGCAGCTCCAGCCGCCGCGTCCGGATGACGAGCCCGCGTCCTCCGCGCGCATCGAGTTCGGAGACGTCTTCGTGCTCGACGGCGAGCGGCTGCTCGTCAACGTGGGACTGCGCAGCGACGCAAAGGCGCTATCGCCGTTCCTGGAACTGGCGTGGCGCTCGGGCTTCCGCGAGGCCGCGGTGGTGCGCATCCCCGAAAGCCTGGGCATCATCCACCTGGACCTGGCCTTCAACGTGTTGGGCCCGCACGCCGTGGTGGCGCGCGCCTTCCTGCGGCACACGCCCATCCAGGTGTTCCAACAAGGCCGCGCTCCGCACTGGGAGCCGTTCGACGGCTACTTCGCGCAGCGGGGACGCCGCGTCATTCCCTTCGAGCCGAGCGGCGCGCAGGGCTTCCTGTCCAACTTCATCTACGTGGGGCCGGACTTGATTCTGGCCTCGGAGAGCGCCGCGCCAGGCCTGCGCCCGCTGGCGAAGGCGTGCGGCATCGAGGTGGACAGCGTGGACATCGAGGCGCTGGAGCGGGGCAACGGCAGCGTGCGGTGCCTCACCATGCCTCTGCGGCGGCGCCCGGCGTAG